Sequence from the Fibrobacter sp. genome:
AATTTGTTTTTTGTCGGGAAAAATCGCTTTTTTGTCATAAAAGTGTCATTATGGGCTGTACGGGGACCGTTTTTGACCTATTTTTGTCATCATGGAACCAGAAAAAAGCAAAATTTCCATTTCCAAGCTTCGGCAGAGGTGGCAGGGGGCCCAGGAAAGGGATTTCGACCGATATGAGAAAAAAATCCGTGAAATCCTGGAACAGGAGGACAAATTGTCTTTCCCTGTCCCGGCCTACGTGCCCCAGATACTCATATTTCTCTTTATCCTGATTTTTCCCGTGCTCTACATCGGGGATCCTGTTACCCGTTCGGTAATCGGTTTGGACTGGCGAGAACTCATGAACTTCTATTTTCCCGTGCTGATGAGCATCGGGGTGTTCGGTCTTAATCTCAATTTTCTCGTTCCTAATTACATTCTCAATAAGCGTTATGGAATTTACTTTGTATATAATGCTGTCATTATTTTGGTAACCTGCTTCTTGCGAGAAGTGGTGTTTTTTTTGATAGACAGGGCTCCCGATCAGGGCGTAAATTACTTTTTCAATTCCTACATGTTCTCTTCGGTAAAAGGGCATTTCAGCTATTGGACCGTTTTTTCCTTTGTGGTGCTGGTTTGTCTGGTTTGCGTCATCTGCGTGTTTTACCGGCTGATATCTACACAAATTCTGCGAGGGTTCGTGGTCAGGGAACAAAAGCGTAGCCGCTTGCAGTACGAACTGGAATTCCTGAAAAACCAACTTTCGCCCCACTTTTTATTCAATACCCTGAACAACATAACGGCGCTTATCGCCATAGATTCCAGGCGTGCGGAAAAGTCCATGATGGAACTTTCCAAACTGTTGCGGGTGACGCTCTACCAGACTTCTGATGACGCCATTCCCCTGGAAGAAGATGTGGAAATTCTCCGGATGTACGGGAACCTGGAAAAGCTCCGGCTAGACGACAGCTTCGATTACCGTTTTGACGAGGAACTTGAAAACCCCAAAGTGATGATACCGCCTCTAGTAGCCATGCCCCTGGTAGAAAACGCATTGAAACACAGCAAGAACCCCAAGGGAAAAAGCTTCGCCCATATTTCTATCCGTCAGCAGGGAAACGAACTGGTGCTTGAAACGGAAAATTCCAATTTCCCGAAAGTGTCCCAGTCTCCCCGAAAGGCCAGCGGCCTCGGGCTTTCGACCTTCCAGAAACGTCTGGAGATTCTGTATGCGGGGCGTTACGAGTATACGGCTTCCGCCGATGGCGACGTGTACCGAAGCCGCCTAAAGATACAGCTCGCCGACAACTAGAGGGTTACCGCGCGGCCAGTTCTTCGGGCGTGCGGCTCAAAATATCCCAGTCGCCCCGCTTGATAATCTTGTAGGCGTAGCCCTGTTCGGTAAGGAACAGCTGGCGGTTCATGGAGAACTCCTGCTCCTTGGAATCCTGGGTCACGATACTGTAGAAATGTGCGGTGCCGCCGTCGCTCTTGGGGCGCAAGATGCGGCCCAGTCGCTGGGCTTCTTCTTGCCGGCTGCCGAAGGTCCCGGAAATCTGTATCAGGATGTTGGCGTCGGGAAGGTCGATGGCGAAGTTGCCTACCTTGGAGACCATCAGGTTCTTCTGCTCGCCCTTGCGGAAGGCGGCGTAGAGCCGTTCGCGTTCCTTGTTGGGGGTCTTGCCGGTAATCAGCGGGATTTCCAGCTCCTGGGCGAGCTTTTCCAGCTGGTCGATGTACTGCCCGATGATAAGCACCCGGTCGTCGGGCTTGTCAAAGTGGGCGAGGAGGCGCTTTACGATGTCCGTCTTTTCGGGATTGGTGCTTGCGAGAGTAATCTTTTCACGGACCGGCGCTAGGGCGTATTTCATCTTCAGTTCCGCTTCCATAGGGATGCGGATCTCGTTACAGTCGGCAGTGGCAATCCAGCCCTGGGCTTCCAGCACACGCCAGGGGATGTCGTATTTCTTGGGCCCGATAAGGCTGAACACTTCCGTCTCCTTGTGGTCTTCGCGGACCAGGGTAGCGGTAAGGCCCAGGCGGCGTGTGGCCTGCATTTCGGTACTCAGGCGGAACACCGGGGCCGGGAGCAGGTGCACCTCGTCGTAAATCATGAGGCCCCATTTCTGTTCGCTGAACAGCGGGAAGTTCGAGAGTTCCTTCTTGACTTCTTCGTCGCTCAGGTCGTCCGGTTCGGGCTCGCCCTGCTTGTTTGGGTCCTTCACCTTCTTGCGCTGGGTGAGAATCTGGTAGGTGGCCACGGTCACGGGGCCGATTTCCTTCACTTCGCCGGAGTATTCCTTCACCTGGTCGAGGGTCAGGTCCGTCTTGTCGCAGATTTCGCGGATCCACTGGCGGGAGGCGGAAATGTTGGGGGTAAGGATAAGGGTCTTGGTCTGGACAAGGGCCATGGTGGCAAGGCCGATGACCGTCTTGCCCGAACCGCAGGGCAGCACGATGACGCCGGAGCCGCCCTTTTCCGAACCGCTGGCGTAGAACACCTGGGCGGCTTCTTTCTGGTAGTCGCGGAGCTTGAATTCCTTGCCTTCGAGGGTGGTTTCCCGGAGCTTGATGGGGAGCGGGTCGCCCTGGACATATCCTGCCAGGTCTTCCACCGGGAATCCGGCGTTGGTGAGGGCCATCTTCAGGTGGCCGCGGCGTTCCGGGTCCACTTCGGCGTGGGAATCGTCCAGGAACTTCAGGATAAACGGTTCCACTTCTTTCAGGTGGCAAATCTCGGTGAACATGTAGGTGTCGTCGGATTCCAGCAGCAGGCGGTCAACCTCTTTACGGAGCCGCAGCAGCCCGTACCGGGCCATGTAGTCTTCTACCTCGGTAATCACCGTCTGTGGAATGGGGTAGCGGCTCTGGCTTTCTAGCCGTTCCAGCACTTCGGTTGCGCGGAGGCCCGTGGAAGCCGCGTTCCAGAGGCTCAGGTGGGAAATCTTGTAGGTGTGCAGGTGCTCGGGGCTCTTGACCAGTTCGGTGAAGGGAGCGATCGCGTCCCGTGCAGGTTCGTAGTTGGGATTGTCCACCTCGAC
This genomic interval carries:
- a CDS encoding DEAD/DEAH box helicase codes for the protein MNPNGAIIVQSNLEIMVEVDNPNYEPARDAIAPFTELVKSPEHLHTYKISHLSLWNAASTGLRATEVLERLESQSRYPIPQTVITEVEDYMARYGLLRLRKEVDRLLLESDDTYMFTEICHLKEVEPFILKFLDDSHAEVDPERRGHLKMALTNAGFPVEDLAGYVQGDPLPIKLRETTLEGKEFKLRDYQKEAAQVFYASGSEKGGSGVIVLPCGSGKTVIGLATMALVQTKTLILTPNISASRQWIREICDKTDLTLDQVKEYSGEVKEIGPVTVATYQILTQRKKVKDPNKQGEPEPDDLSDEEVKKELSNFPLFSEQKWGLMIYDEVHLLPAPVFRLSTEMQATRRLGLTATLVREDHKETEVFSLIGPKKYDIPWRVLEAQGWIATADCNEIRIPMEAELKMKYALAPVREKITLASTNPEKTDIVKRLLAHFDKPDDRVLIIGQYIDQLEKLAQELEIPLITGKTPNKERERLYAAFRKGEQKNLMVSKVGNFAIDLPDANILIQISGTFGSRQEEAQRLGRILRPKSDGGTAHFYSIVTQDSKEQEFSMNRQLFLTEQGYAYKIIKRGDWDILSRTPEELAAR
- a CDS encoding histidine kinase translates to MEPEKSKISISKLRQRWQGAQERDFDRYEKKIREILEQEDKLSFPVPAYVPQILIFLFILIFPVLYIGDPVTRSVIGLDWRELMNFYFPVLMSIGVFGLNLNFLVPNYILNKRYGIYFVYNAVIILVTCFLREVVFFLIDRAPDQGVNYFFNSYMFSSVKGHFSYWTVFSFVVLVCLVCVICVFYRLISTQILRGFVVREQKRSRLQYELEFLKNQLSPHFLFNTLNNITALIAIDSRRAEKSMMELSKLLRVTLYQTSDDAIPLEEDVEILRMYGNLEKLRLDDSFDYRFDEELENPKVMIPPLVAMPLVENALKHSKNPKGKSFAHISIRQQGNELVLETENSNFPKVSQSPRKASGLGLSTFQKRLEILYAGRYEYTASADGDVYRSRLKIQLADN